The Coraliomargarita parva region GGTGTGGTAAAAATCCATACACCAAGGTTTTCACCCCCACAAACAAGTGCAATCTCCAATCATCTCAATTACAGTTCTAAGGGACAGTCTATAAAAGATCTCGACATGGGGCGTTATTTTGTGCATGTTTGAGTGATGCGGATGCGTCGATTGAAGGTGAGTGGTTGTGAGGCGGTGTATCACTGTATGACGCGTACGGTGAACGGTGAGAGTTTGTTTGGTGAGGTGGAGAAGGAGGTGCTGCGTAAGATGCTGCACCAGGTGGCTGATTTCTGCGGGGTGCAGGTGCTAACTTACTGCATCATGGGCAACCACTTCCATGTGTTGCTGCGTGTGCCGGATGGAGAGTCGGTGGGGGATGCGGAGCTGATGCGGCGGTATCGTGTGCTGTACCCGCGTCCGACGAAGTACCAGGCTGCTTCGGCGGTGGAGATGGCGCGGCAGCTGGCGGCGGGGGGCGAGGAGGCTGTGGCGATTCGTTCGAAGCTGCTGGCCCGGATGGGGGATGTTTCGGAGTACATGAAGACGGTGAAGCAGCGGTTTTCGGTGTGGTTCAACCGCCGGCACGGCCGCTACGGGACCTTGTGGTCGGAGCGCTTCAAGAGCGTGCTGGTGGAGGGAAAAGGCAATCCGCTGCAGACGATGGCGGCGTATATCGATTTGAATCCGGTGCGTGCCGGCCTGGTCTCGGATCCGAAGGACTACCGCTTCTGCGGGTATGCCGAGGCGGTGGCCGGTCAGGTGGCTGCGCAGCGGGGCCTGCAGTTTGTGTGGTCGGGCTACGTGCGGGAGGTGGCGGATGCGCTGCGCCAGCACCGGATGCTGCTCTTCGGCAAGGGCAGTGTGCCGGCCAAGGGGGTGTGCATTCCCCGGGAGCAGGCAGTCCAGGTACTGGAACAGGAGCAGGGCAAGCTGCCGAAGGCCTCGGTGCTGCGCTGCCGGGTGCGCTACTTTACTGACGGGGCCATCCTGGGCTCGCAGGACTTCGTGCAGGGCTTTGCCGAGGCCTGGCAGGCCCAAAAACGCAGGAAATACCCGCCCAGGGCACTCGCTCTGGAGGGGGCGGACTGGGGCGACCTTGCCGTGATCAATCCGCTACGCAGGCAGGTGTTCAGTTAGACGCTAGGCGTCGACCTCGAGGTCCAGGTAGAGCACTTTGGAGTTCCGTCCGTTACTTTCGTAGTCCTTGCGTCTGGCCGGCGGGAGGTCTGCGGCGCTTCCTTCACTGAAGTTGCAGATCTTGGTAAAGAATTGGTTGGCTTGCGTGGTCATGGCCAATACGCGCTTGGCGCCCCGGCGGGACGCTTCACCGCAGGCGTATTCAATCATCTTACGTCCAACACCCTTGTTTTGGTAAAAGGGCTGCACATAGACACTGCCGACCTCATAGACCGTGGCATTTTCGTAGGCCTGCAGGCTGACGCAAGCGACGATGCTGCCATCAATCTCATAGACCAGAAAGTTGTCGATGGCCGCTTCGATGGATTCCTGTGAGCGGTCGCGCAGCATCTCCTTTTTCACGCCGTTGCGGGTGATGTTGTAGATGGAGTAGGCGTCGGCCTTCACGGCCGGACGGATCGACTGGTACTCATTGCTGTAGACCATCGTGCCGATACCGACCTTATCGAAGATTTCATTGAGCAGGGCGCCAAAGAGCCGTCCGTCGAGGATGTGTGCCCGCGGTGTGCCCGCCTCGATAGCACGCACCGCATGCTGCGCCTTGCTCAGTAAGCGATCCGGAATCTCCGCGATCTTCTCGGTCAGGAGCTCCTTTAGTTCCGCAACTGGCATGTTCTTCAGCGGTTCACCGTCGATGATCAAGCCATCCTGCGTGGTCATATAGATCAGTTTGGAGGCTTCCAGTTGCGATGCGAGGTCTGCTGCGAGGAGATCAGAATTGATACGCAGGGGGGCCCCGTTACGGCTGAATGCGATCGGTGTGACGACCGGGATCGTATGTCCGTCGAGCAGGCGGGTGAAGAGTGTGATGTCGAGTTTGTCGACGACGCCGCTGCATTGCTGGTCGGTGCCTTTTACAATGCCGGCTTCCTTGCTGCGCACGCCGTTGCAAGTGGCGCAGCGTAAACCATTGCGCGTGAGCCCTTGCATAATTTCGAGGCTGACGAGGGCAGAGGCCTCGGTTGCAAGCGAGAGAGTCGCCGGGTCGGTGAGTCCTTCGCCGTGGGCATTGCTGATAGTGACGCCCTTTTGGGTGGCCAGCGCATTGAGTTGCTGGCCGATTCCATGAACGAGGACGATCTTGATGTTCAGCGAGCGCAGAACGGCGATGTCGAGGAGCACATTCTGGAAATTCTCATGGGCAACCAGACTGCCGTCGAGTGCGATCACAAAGATATGGTCCCGAAACATGGGAACATATTTCAAGATGCCCCGCAAATCGGTGGGCTTGATCGTGCTTTCAGCTGTGCTGTTGTCGCTCATGTCGTATTCGATCTAGTTGCTGCAAGAAACTCTGGCTCTTATGTTTGCGTGCTTGCTGCAAGCTTGCAAGGCGCATGTTTGGCATCTGTATTGTGGTGCATGCCCGCCGATCCGCTTGAAAATATGCCTGCCAGTCTCGTCGAAGATGTAGAGGGATTTCTGGTCTGGCTTGAGCTGGAGCGTGGGCTTTCGGAGAATACTTTAAAGTCCTACACGCAGGATCTCGTGCAATTTGCGGACTTTGTCAAAGCCAGCGGCATCGAAGATTGGGGCGCGGTAAACAGCGAAACGGTCAGTGCCTGGACCTCGCAACTGAGTCGCGAGCAGTATGCACGTACCAGTCAGGCCCGCAAGTTGTCGGCGGTACGCATGTTTGCCCGGCATCTGGTACGCGAGAATCGTCGCAAGGATGATTTCAGCGAGTTGAGCACGTCGCCGAAGCTGAACCGCAAATTGCCTGACGTCCTCACCCGTGAAGAAGTCGAGCGCCTGTTGCAGGCACCGCAGACCAGTACCCCACACGGGCTGAGGGATCGCGCGATTCTCGAATTGTTTTACAGCAGCGGTTTACGGGTGTCCGAGTTGTGCGGTCTCCTGCTTCAGAATGTCAATTTGGACGACGGATATGTCCGTGTCTTCGG contains the following coding sequences:
- the xerD gene encoding site-specific tyrosine recombinase XerD, with the translated sequence MPASLVEDVEGFLVWLELERGLSENTLKSYTQDLVQFADFVKASGIEDWGAVNSETVSAWTSQLSREQYARTSQARKLSAVRMFARHLVRENRRKDDFSELSTSPKLNRKLPDVLTREEVERLLQAPQTSTPHGLRDRAILELFYSSGLRVSELCGLLLQNVNLDDGYVRVFGKGSKERIAPIGNPATHAIRDYLSAGRPHFIQSKTGSELFLSQRGSAISRKMVWVMIKAYARKVGIQKPIKPHLLRHSFATHLLEGGADLRAIQEMLGHADIATTQIYTAVQSARLADEHALYHPRAKRP
- a CDS encoding transposase, translated to MRRLKVSGCEAVYHCMTRTVNGESLFGEVEKEVLRKMLHQVADFCGVQVLTYCIMGNHFHVLLRVPDGESVGDAELMRRYRVLYPRPTKYQAASAVEMARQLAAGGEEAVAIRSKLLARMGDVSEYMKTVKQRFSVWFNRRHGRYGTLWSERFKSVLVEGKGNPLQTMAAYIDLNPVRAGLVSDPKDYRFCGYAEAVAGQVAAQRGLQFVWSGYVREVADALRQHRMLLFGKGSVPAKGVCIPREQAVQVLEQEQGKLPKASVLRCRVRYFTDGAILGSQDFVQGFAEAWQAQKRRKYPPRALALEGADWGDLAVINPLRRQVFS
- the argA gene encoding amino-acid N-acetyltransferase — encoded protein: MSDNSTAESTIKPTDLRGILKYVPMFRDHIFVIALDGSLVAHENFQNVLLDIAVLRSLNIKIVLVHGIGQQLNALATQKGVTISNAHGEGLTDPATLSLATEASALVSLEIMQGLTRNGLRCATCNGVRSKEAGIVKGTDQQCSGVVDKLDITLFTRLLDGHTIPVVTPIAFSRNGAPLRINSDLLAADLASQLEASKLIYMTTQDGLIIDGEPLKNMPVAELKELLTEKIAEIPDRLLSKAQHAVRAIEAGTPRAHILDGRLFGALLNEIFDKVGIGTMVYSNEYQSIRPAVKADAYSIYNITRNGVKKEMLRDRSQESIEAAIDNFLVYEIDGSIVACVSLQAYENATVYEVGSVYVQPFYQNKGVGRKMIEYACGEASRRGAKRVLAMTTQANQFFTKICNFSEGSAADLPPARRKDYESNGRNSKVLYLDLEVDA